A window of the Bacteroides thetaiotaomicron VPI-5482 genome harbors these coding sequences:
- a CDS encoding site-specific integrase: MRSTFSLLPYINRSKVKADGTTAILCRITIDGKQTAISTGIYCRPEEWNSKKNEIKSVRENNRLREYLRLTEEAYNEILKSQGVVSAEILKNHISLNNIHPTTLLQMGEWERERLKKHSEEIDSTSSCRSSMYYQKYLTDFLTSIGKKDIPLEEVTEDFGKSYKAHLKKCKNFGASQTNHCLRWLNRLLYLAVDKEILRVNPCEDLEYETKPEARHRYISREEFKKILSTPMYDKRMELARRAFIFSTLTGLAYVDIKLLHPHHIGTNADGRRYIRINRKKTKVEAFIPLHPIAERILSLYNTTDDEKPVFPLPNRDALWFEVHELGITIGKEENLTYHQSRHSFGTFLISADIPIESIAKMMGHSNIRTTQGYARITDDKISKDMDKLMERRKEISSGEKKK; this comes from the coding sequence ATGCGAAGCACATTTTCACTTTTACCCTACATTAACCGCAGCAAAGTAAAGGCTGACGGTACGACCGCCATACTCTGCCGCATAACCATTGACGGCAAACAGACTGCCATCAGTACGGGGATTTATTGCCGACCGGAAGAATGGAACAGCAAGAAAAACGAGATTAAATCCGTAAGGGAAAATAACCGCTTACGAGAATATTTACGACTGACAGAGGAAGCCTACAATGAGATACTGAAATCGCAAGGTGTGGTCAGTGCCGAGATTTTGAAGAACCACATATCCTTGAACAACATCCATCCGACCACTCTTCTACAGATGGGAGAATGGGAACGTGAGCGGTTGAAGAAGCATTCCGAAGAAATAGACTCGACTTCTTCCTGTCGAAGTTCAATGTATTATCAGAAGTACCTGACGGATTTTCTTACGTCCATCGGTAAAAAGGACATTCCCCTTGAAGAAGTGACGGAGGATTTCGGCAAGTCCTACAAAGCCCACTTGAAGAAATGCAAGAACTTCGGGGCTTCCCAGACCAACCATTGCCTGCGTTGGCTGAACCGACTGTTGTACCTTGCAGTAGACAAGGAGATTCTCCGTGTAAATCCCTGTGAGGACTTGGAATATGAGACAAAGCCGGAAGCAAGGCACAGGTACATCAGCCGTGAGGAGTTCAAGAAGATACTTTCCACACCGATGTATGACAAGCGTATGGAACTGGCAAGACGGGCTTTCATATTTTCCACCCTGACGGGACTGGCGTATGTGGACATCAAACTTCTTCATCCCCACCATATCGGAACAAACGCTGATGGCAGACGGTACATCCGCATCAACCGAAAAAAGACAAAGGTGGAGGCATTCATACCCTTACATCCCATAGCGGAGCGGATATTGTCGCTGTATAACACGACCGATGACGAGAAGCCCGTGTTTCCTCTTCCCAACCGTGATGCCCTATGGTTTGAGGTTCACGAGTTGGGAATAACCATAGGGAAAGAGGAAAACTTGACCTATCACCAAAGTCGGCACAGTTTCGGAACATTTTTGATTTCGGCAGATATACCCATTGAGAGTATCGCCAAGATGATGGGACACTCCAATATCAGGACGACACAGGGATATGCACGGATAACCGATGATAAAATTTCCAAAGATATGGACAAACTGATGGAGCGAAGAAAGGAAATATCGTCTGGCGAAAAGAAGAAATAG
- the mobA gene encoding conjugal transfer protein MobA, with the protein MKKKSKYGRSPKLNPKTHCVMVRFDDEEWNKFLTMYEESQVYAKAVFLKAHFFGQKFKVLKVDKAMLEYYTKLSDFHAQFRAIGTNYNQVVKELRCHFSEKKAMALLYKLESCTIELVKLSREIVELSREMEKCYQSKSD; encoded by the coding sequence ATGAAAAAGAAGAGTAAATACGGGAGAAGTCCCAAGCTGAATCCGAAGACGCACTGCGTGATGGTGCGCTTCGATGATGAGGAATGGAACAAGTTCCTCACGATGTACGAGGAATCACAGGTATATGCGAAAGCCGTCTTTCTCAAGGCGCACTTCTTCGGGCAGAAGTTCAAGGTGTTAAAGGTGGACAAGGCGATGCTGGAATACTACACCAAGTTGTCGGACTTCCACGCCCAGTTCCGTGCCATCGGCACGAACTATAATCAGGTAGTCAAAGAGCTGCGATGTCATTTTTCGGAGAAGAAGGCAATGGCTCTGCTCTACAAGTTGGAAAGTTGTACCATTGAACTTGTGAAGTTGAGCCGGGAGATTGTGGAGCTTTCAAGGGAGATGGAGAAGTGTTATCAATCCAAATCCGACTGA
- a CDS encoding DUF4373 domain-containing protein, with protein MSKNGFSYYKAETDRFQDIKIKRLKKKYGCDGYAVYQYALNEIYRVEGAYIRWTEDQLFDCADYWDMNEARVKEIIGYCAEVCLFDPVMWKTQCILTSRAIQSRYLDICKISKKKSYIPLEILLVEPEQPMREPVAMPLFEGGAGAAEHDTPNQATLAEQKFRSTPETFQNTPESSGNIPEKTDKEKKIKEKQRKSSSTPPQPSGALTEEEARVLLSSTVLGEDRSSKPDIARHQPSQADVKADVKAEEEKQRNPQGLINTLRPYNLSQRELEEVLQLSRHGEIGNPVWSILAEMHGNKRLKMPRLFLLKRLRDAMGLVAGGSPGGKAKEAS; from the coding sequence ATGAGTAAGAATGGATTCTCCTATTACAAAGCGGAGACAGACCGCTTTCAGGACATTAAGATAAAGCGTCTGAAAAAGAAATACGGATGCGACGGATACGCTGTCTACCAATACGCGCTGAACGAAATCTACCGGGTGGAAGGCGCATATATCCGCTGGACGGAAGACCAGCTCTTTGACTGTGCCGACTATTGGGACATGAACGAAGCACGGGTGAAGGAGATCATCGGTTACTGTGCCGAAGTATGCCTGTTCGACCCCGTGATGTGGAAGACGCAATGCATACTGACCTCACGTGCCATTCAAAGCCGATATCTCGATATCTGCAAGATCAGCAAGAAGAAATCATACATACCGCTCGAAATCCTGCTTGTAGAACCGGAACAGCCGATGAGGGAGCCTGTAGCGATGCCACTCTTCGAAGGCGGGGCCGGGGCGGCGGAACACGATACACCGAATCAGGCAACATTGGCCGAACAAAAATTCCGGAGTACTCCGGAAACTTTCCAGAATACTCCGGAAAGTTCCGGAAACATTCCGGAAAAAACAGACAAAGAAAAGAAAATAAAAGAAAAACAAAGAAAATCCTCCTCTACTCCCCCGCAGCCTTCCGGAGCGCTTACGGAGGAGGAAGCGAGAGTTTTACTTTCTTCTACCGTATTGGGTGAGGACCGTAGCTCCAAACCGGATATCGCCAGGCATCAACCGTCACAGGCGGATGTGAAGGCGGATGTGAAGGCGGAGGAAGAGAAACAGCGCAATCCGCAGGGGCTGATAAACACGCTGCGTCCCTACAATCTGTCGCAAAGAGAGCTGGAGGAGGTACTGCAGCTCTCACGGCATGGAGAAATCGGAAATCCTGTCTGGTCTATTCTTGCCGAAATGCACGGAAACAAACGTCTCAAAATGCCGCGTCTATTCCTGTTGAAGCGACTGCGGGATGCAATGGGACTAGTGGCCGGAGGAAGCCCGGGCGGTAAAGCGAAAGAAGCCTCCTGA
- a CDS encoding tyrosine-type recombinase/integrase codes for MLASPCIFHMARHTFATTITLSHGIPIETVSKMLGHTSIKTTQIYAKILDTKVMDDMAALKEMYARKESQESPSNKAANE; via the coding sequence TTGCTTGCTTCGCCTTGTATATTCCATATGGCCCGGCATACGTTCGCCACTACTATTACCTTGTCTCATGGCATACCGATTGAAACCGTATCGAAAATGCTTGGACATACCAGTATCAAGACGACGCAAATCTACGCTAAGATTTTGGATACGAAGGTTATGGACGACATGGCAGCCCTCAAAGAAATGTACGCCCGGAAAGAATCACAAGAATCACCCAGCAATAAAGCAGCAAACGAATGA
- a CDS encoding helix-turn-helix domain-containing protein, with protein sequence MEIVSIERKTFEAMVAKFDRFVSRMDAICHRHGEKKMSEWMDNQDVCRMLNISPRTLQTLRDNGTLAYSQINHKTYYRPEDVELIVSVVEDRRKEAKFKGKTI encoded by the coding sequence ATGGAAATTGTATCAATCGAAAGAAAGACCTTTGAGGCAATGGTCGCCAAGTTCGACCGTTTCGTCAGCCGTATGGATGCCATCTGCCATCGGCACGGGGAAAAGAAAATGAGCGAATGGATGGATAATCAGGACGTGTGCCGTATGCTCAACATCAGCCCTCGCACGTTACAGACGCTTCGGGATAACGGCACGCTGGCTTATTCACAGATAAACCACAAGACGTATTACCGTCCCGAAGACGTGGAACTCATTGTCTCCGTTGTGGAGGATAGAAGAAAGGAAGCGAAGTTCAAAGGAAAGACTATATGA
- a CDS encoding site-specific integrase yields the protein MKVEKFKVLLYLKKSGPDKSGKAPIMGRITVNRTMAQFGCKLSCTPELWNPRESRLNGKSKEAVEINAKIEKLLLAVNNAFDNLVNRKVDFDATDVKNLFQGSMETQMTLMRMTDVVCDDLKARIGIDRAKGTYPGYHYMRLTIGEFIENKYKVKDLAFGQLTEQFIHDYQSFATEEKGYAIDTVRHHLAILKKICRLAYKDGYADRIHFQHFTLPKKTETTPRALSRESFEKIRDVEIPAYRKSHILARDMFLFGCYTGVCYADVVSITHENLYTDEDGALWLKYRRKKNELRACVKLLPEAIALIEKYHSEDRDTLFPLLHWSNLRRHMKALAALAGIKDDLCYHQARHSFASLITLEAGVPIETISRMLGHSDISTTQVYARVSPKKLFEDMDKFIEATKDFQLVL from the coding sequence ATGAAAGTAGAAAAATTCAAGGTATTGCTCTACCTCAAAAAGAGCGGACCGGACAAGTCGGGAAAAGCTCCCATCATGGGACGCATTACGGTAAACAGGACAATGGCACAGTTCGGATGCAAACTGTCCTGCACTCCCGAATTATGGAATCCACGTGAAAGCCGTCTGAACGGCAAAAGCAAGGAAGCGGTTGAGATCAATGCTAAGATTGAAAAGTTACTGTTAGCGGTAAACAATGCCTTTGACAACCTTGTGAATCGCAAGGTTGATTTTGATGCTACCGATGTGAAAAACCTTTTTCAGGGCAGCATGGAAACGCAGATGACGCTCATGCGAATGACGGATGTTGTCTGCGATGACCTCAAAGCCCGTATCGGCATAGACAGGGCAAAAGGGACTTATCCCGGTTATCACTATATGCGCCTGACAATCGGGGAGTTCATCGAGAACAAGTACAAGGTGAAAGATTTGGCATTTGGACAACTGACAGAGCAGTTCATCCACGACTATCAGTCTTTTGCCACGGAAGAGAAAGGCTATGCGATTGATACTGTCCGCCATCATCTTGCCATCCTGAAGAAGATATGCCGTCTGGCGTATAAGGATGGATATGCCGACAGAATCCACTTCCAGCATTTTACCTTACCAAAGAAGACGGAAACGACACCACGGGCATTGAGTCGTGAATCGTTTGAGAAAATCCGTGATGTGGAAATACCCGCTTACCGCAAATCCCATATACTGGCAAGGGATATGTTTCTCTTCGGGTGCTACACCGGGGTCTGTTATGCGGATGTTGTCTCGATTACCCACGAGAACCTATATACGGATGAGGACGGTGCTTTGTGGTTGAAGTATCGAAGAAAGAAAAACGAACTTCGTGCCTGTGTGAAACTGTTACCGGAAGCGATTGCGCTGATTGAAAAATATCATAGTGAGGATAGGGACACCCTGTTCCCTTTGCTGCATTGGTCAAATCTCAGACGACACATGAAAGCGTTGGCGGCACTGGCAGGCATCAAGGATGATTTGTGTTATCATCAGGCGAGGCACAGCTTCGCCTCGCTGATTACGCTTGAAGCAGGTGTGCCGATAGAAACCATCAGTAGGATGCTGGGACATTCCGACATTTCCACAACACAGGTCTATGCCCGTGTCAGCCCGAAGAAACTTTTCGAGGACATGGACAAGTTCATAGAAGCCACCAAAGATTTTCAATTAGTTCTTTAA
- a CDS encoding tyrosine-type recombinase/integrase, which yields MASIKVKFRPSTVNGREGTLYYQVIHNRVVRQINTEYKLFVSEWDCHSETVVLHHISTGQERNNYLLSIGSRIKWDKERLNKIIHTLSQSGTFVTDDIIMRFHDNRQELSFNAYISQQIARLKRLGKIRTSETYTAALRSFSGFMNDPEALFDQFNADLLAEYEAYLKGRGNTLNTISFYMRILKAVYNRAVEDGLTEQRHPFKSVYTGVEKTIKRALSLNDIRRIKGLDLSLMPNLDYTRDMFLFSFYTRGMSFIDMAYLRKKDLQNGTLSYRRRKTGQRLFIKWERCMQEILDKYLVNETEYLLPIITKRDDDYRKQYANELHRVNHLLKKIGKQLDLPIPLTMYVGRHSWASIAKSRNVPISVISEGMGHDSENTTQIYLASLDTTVVDKANKKILDLL from the coding sequence ATGGCATCGATAAAGGTCAAGTTTCGCCCATCCACCGTAAACGGCAGGGAGGGTACACTCTACTATCAGGTCATCCACAACCGTGTGGTCAGACAGATAAACACAGAGTATAAACTTTTCGTTTCGGAATGGGACTGCCATTCTGAAACGGTTGTCTTACATCATATATCGACAGGACAAGAGAGGAACAATTATCTGCTTTCAATCGGTTCACGTATCAAGTGGGACAAGGAGAGATTGAACAAAATCATACACACGTTATCCCAGTCCGGCACATTTGTAACGGACGATATAATCATGCGCTTTCATGACAACAGGCAAGAACTGTCGTTTAACGCTTACATCAGCCAGCAGATAGCGAGACTGAAACGCTTGGGGAAGATACGCACTTCTGAAACTTATACAGCTGCACTCAGAAGTTTTAGCGGTTTTATGAATGACCCAGAGGCCTTGTTTGACCAATTTAATGCGGATTTGTTGGCAGAGTACGAGGCTTATTTGAAAGGCAGGGGAAATACGCTCAACACCATATCCTTCTATATGCGTATTCTGAAAGCGGTCTATAACCGTGCGGTGGAAGATGGATTGACCGAACAACGACATCCGTTCAAGTCCGTCTATACGGGAGTGGAGAAAACCATAAAGCGAGCCTTGTCACTCAATGATATTAGACGCATCAAAGGGCTTGACTTGTCATTGATGCCCAATCTTGACTATACCCGTGACATGTTCCTGTTCAGTTTCTATACAAGAGGAATGTCGTTTATCGACATGGCTTATCTGAGAAAGAAGGACTTGCAGAATGGCACTCTTTCCTATCGCAGACGGAAGACGGGACAACGGTTGTTCATCAAATGGGAAAGGTGTATGCAAGAGATTCTTGACAAATATTTGGTAAACGAAACGGAATACCTCTTGCCCATCATTACAAAACGGGACGATGATTATCGGAAGCAATACGCCAACGAACTTCACCGAGTAAACCATCTGTTGAAGAAAATCGGAAAGCAACTGGATTTGCCAATACCCTTAACGATGTATGTTGGTCGGCATTCGTGGGCAAGTATCGCCAAGAGCCGTAATGTGCCTATCTCTGTCATTAGTGAGGGCATGGGGCATGATTCAGAGAACACTACGCAGATTTATCTTGCATCGCTGGATACTACTGTGGTGGATAAAGCCAATAAGAAAATACTGGATTTACTGTGA
- a CDS encoding helix-turn-helix domain-containing protein, translating to MKTKNNNMKIMKTESTANEQERKEAKYKPVTPVILDNVSEDVTFIRSADVCKLLNVSNSTLRNLRAAQAIPFYKLGGTFLYNKEEIMNYLASNYSKRL from the coding sequence ATGAAAACAAAGAACAATAACATGAAAATCATGAAAACCGAAAGTACAGCCAATGAACAGGAACGGAAAGAAGCGAAGTACAAGCCCGTTACCCCCGTCATACTCGACAATGTCTCCGAAGACGTGACATTTATTCGCTCTGCAGATGTGTGTAAGCTACTCAACGTCAGCAATTCAACATTGAGAAACCTGCGCGCAGCGCAGGCTATTCCCTTCTACAAGCTGGGCGGAACGTTCCTTTACAACAAAGAAGAAATCATGAATTATCTGGCATCCAATTATAGCAAAAGATTATGA
- a CDS encoding DUF3408 domain-containing protein, whose product MKKEPNITERQAREIVEKMGRREPYTSKSIDDFYRSIGLEPEEPEQPGKTVTEEAEIHMAEEPSGVASGEAVMPQKRISGKQRRLSLEEYRTTYLKVPKIINRKPVFVSETVRDELDRVVRYLGGKGMSASGLIENLVRLHLEAYRNDIEQWRKL is encoded by the coding sequence ATGAAAAAAGAACCAAACATTACAGAGCGTCAAGCTCGTGAAATCGTGGAAAAAATGGGGCGCAGGGAACCCTACACCTCCAAGTCGATAGACGACTTCTACAGGAGTATCGGTCTGGAACCGGAGGAGCCGGAACAGCCCGGCAAGACCGTCACGGAAGAAGCAGAAATTCATATGGCAGAAGAACCGTCAGGAGTGGCGAGCGGAGAAGCGGTAATGCCGCAGAAGCGTATCAGTGGCAAACAGCGCAGGCTGTCTTTAGAAGAGTACCGCACCACCTATCTCAAAGTTCCCAAAATTATCAACCGCAAGCCCGTGTTCGTCAGTGAGACGGTGCGTGACGAGTTGGACAGGGTTGTCCGCTACCTCGGAGGGAAGGGCATGAGCGCATCCGGACTTATAGAGAACCTTGTCCGCCTGCACCTCGAGGCCTACCGGAATGACATCGAGCAATGGCGCAAACTCTGA
- a CDS encoding helix-turn-helix domain-containing protein, with protein sequence MNELINKDNKWIIHFMGSLDRLLDNVEHLTANYRPTLGGERFFTDKEVSARLKVSRRTLQDYRNEGRIAYIQLGGKILYRESDIERMLNDGYRSAYRQRIT encoded by the coding sequence ATGAATGAGTTGATTAACAAGGACAACAAGTGGATAATCCACTTTATGGGCAGTCTTGACCGACTGCTTGATAATGTAGAGCACCTGACCGCCAATTACCGCCCGACATTGGGCGGTGAGCGTTTCTTCACTGACAAGGAGGTGTCGGCACGGCTGAAGGTGAGCCGCCGGACACTTCAGGACTACCGCAATGAAGGGCGTATCGCCTATATCCAGTTGGGCGGTAAAATCCTCTACCGTGAATCCGACATCGAACGGATGCTGAATGACGGCTACCGCTCCGCCTACCGACAAAGGATAACTTGA